The DNA region AGTTGATGACAGTGGCAAGCATGCCCATGTAATCGGCTGATGCCCTATCCATACCGCCGGCACTTCCTTTAAGGCCTCTCCAGATATTTCCGCCGCCAACAACAACGGCGATTTCAATTCCGGAATCACTGGCTTCTTTAATTTCTCCCGCAAGCCGATACACAACTTCCGGATCAATACCAAACCCCTTATCATTAGCCAATGCTTCACCACTGAGCTTCAGCATGATTCTTTTGTACTTTTTCTTTTCCGTTTCCATCCCACACCTCCAGATTAACCATAATTCCTCTATATTATAAAGTATTCCCCTGCTTATGAAAATAAGAGAACACAAAAAAGTGTTCTCTTACCGTTAGCAACTACTGATTAATCTGTTTTGCAACTTCTTCTGCCAAGTTATCCTGTTTCTTTTCAATGCCTTCACCAAGCTGGAAACGACTGAAACGAATAACTTCTGCACTTTTAGACTGGAGCAGTTTGGCAACAGACAAATCTCCGTCCTTAATGAATGGCTGATCAACGAGGCACACTTCCTTATAATACTTATTGACACGGCCTGTAACCATTTTTTCAACAACATTTTCCGGCTTACCTTCATTGCGGGCCTGTTCACGGAGAACTTCCTTTTCATGTTCCAATTCTTCTTTGGAAACCTGTGAACGTTCCAGATAAGACGGATTAGCAGCAGCTACCTGCATGGCGATATCTTTCCCCAGTTCAGCATCGCCGCCCTTAATCTCCACAAGAACACCGATTTTCCCGCCGCCATGAATATAGCTGTATACCTGGCCTTCAGTACTTTCATATCGGGTGAACCGACGAATGGAAATATTTTCTCCAATATTAGCAATAGCTTCTGTGACTACATCTTTAACAGTCTTATCCCCCATAGCGGAATCAAGCAGAACTGCTACATCCGCCGGATTTACGGAAGCAATCTGTGCCGCAATAGATTTTGCCAAAGCCTGGAAATTCTCATTGTGCCCGACAAAGTCAGTTTCACAATTCACTTCCGTGATAACACCAATTTTACCGTTTTCTGATATATAAGAAACAACGGCACCTTCTGCTGCAATACGGGATGCTTTCTTCGCCGCCTGGGAGAGTCCCTTTTCACGAAGAATATCTATCGCCTTTGCCATGTCCCCATCTGCTTCCACGAGGGCTTTTTTACAGTCCATCATGCCGGCTCCGGTACTGTTGCGCAATTCCTTTACCATACTTGCACTAATCATTCTATGACCTCCATTACATAACCAAGGTATTTGTCTGTATTAAAGATTTTATTCTTCAGCAGCTTCTTCAGAAACCTCTTCAGCTTCTTCAGACGCAGCAGTTGTTTCAACTTCTTCCTGCTGTCCCTGGCGACCTTCCAGAATAGCGTCAGCCATCTTGCTCGCCAGCAGTCTTACAGCACGGATAGCATCGTCATTTGCAGGAATCGGGAAATCAACCACATCCGGATCACAATTGGTATCAACGGTAGCCACAACCGGAATGTGAAGCTTATGCGCTTCCGCTACTGCGATTTCTTCCTTTTTAGAGTCAATCACAAAAATAGCTCCCGGAATCTTCTTCATATCTTTAATCCCGCCAAGATTCTTCTGAAGTTTCTCCAGTTCGCGCTGCATCAGGATGACTTCTTTCTTCGGATACTGTTCGGTAGTTCCGTCTTCAAACATTTTTTCCAATTCCTTCAGGCGGGCTACGCGAGCCTGGATAGTACGGAAGTTGGTAAGCATGCCGCCGAGCCAACGTTCATTTACATAAAACATATTGCAACGCTGGGCTTCTTCTCTGACAGAATTTTGAGCCTGTTTCTTTGTTCCGACAAACAGGATCGGTGCTCCTGTTGCCGCCACTTCACGGATAAAAGCATAAGCTTCTTCTACTTTTTTCACTGTCTTCTGCAGGTCAATGATATAAATACCATTACGTTCGGTGAAGATATACCTTGCCATCTTCGGATTCCAGCGACGGGTCTGATGCCCGAAATGAACGCCTGCTTCAAGCAACTGTTTCATGGATACAACTGACATAATAATAACCTCCTGTTAATAACCTCTGCCTGCCTCTTCTCTTACAGCCACCAAATCCGGCACAGATGTAAAATCCGCAGACATGTGTACTCATGCTTTTTTATTCTATCAAAAAGGTTTCTATACCGCAAGATAATTTTTCTGCAAGATGTCCGATTTGCTATTGCTATTCAGCTCATTCTCCTTTTTTCTTTGGCTTGAACACCTTGTACATGATATCATAAAAGAAATATAAAGAAAGGATTTCTTCTCCATGATATCTTCTGAATCAAAGAAGGGGAAAAAACTTCACATAGAGTTTCTCCGCTTCTTTTGCATATGGCTTGTTATGTTCACCCACACCTCTACAGCAGGCTTTTCCCTCTATCTGCTGAGACCTGAATCATTTTTCTTTCCTTTTTACATTGCTGTTCCCTTTTGGGTAAAAACGGCAGTTCCCATTTTCTTTATGATTTCAGGAGCGCTCCTTCTCAAAAAGGAAGAACCGATCTCTGTCATCTTTAAGAAACGAATATGGCGATTTGCACAAATCATTTTTCTCTTCTCCCTTATTAATTATCTTTATTTTTACCACGGACTTAATTTATCATTCTTTGGACACCTCTCTAAATTTTTTACATTGATGTATTCGTCAAATATGGCCACAGCGTACTATTTTCTTTATATTTATATTGGATTTCTCCTTATGCTCCCACTCTGGAGAATACTCGTCCGCCATATGACAAATCAGCTTTTCTTATACTTAATTGCCCTTAATTTATTTTTTGTCGGTTTCATTCCTGTTTTCTCCTTTTTAATTTTTAAAGGAACCGCAGAAATCAACTGGTTCATAAATCCTATTCTTGCTGTCAGTGAGCCAAGCTTCTATTTCATTTTAGGCTATTGGATTGAAAACGTCCTTCCTATTCATTGGCTGACAAAAAGAAATTTACTCTATCTCGGCATGGCGGCCATTGCAGGCACAATGATTGCGTCCATCATGACTTGTTACCACGGTGTCGTGGCAGGAGGCCTCACAGAAGCCATTTCCGAACGTTTCTACGATTCTTTCCTCTTTCTGAATACCGCTTTTATTTTCTGTGCTTCCCGCTTATGGTTTATTACCCATAATATTTCAGAAAGGTGTCAAAAAATTCTCCTATTTCTTGGAAACATGTCTTTTGGCGTCATGCTTTTTGAAGAGATTACCCGCAATATAACACGTTTTTTCTTCAATCGTATCCTTCTTACATACATTCCCCGATTCCCATTTTTTGATGCCGTCATTTGGATTTGTTCCGCCTTCATCTTAGGATTGCTTTTGACTTATCTCGTTAAGAAAATCCCTTACTTCACCCATTTGATTTAAGAGCAATTAAAAATAACCTGCTGCAGAAAAGTGCAGTCAGGTTATTTTTAATTGAATCAGATTCTTTTTGAGATACATCCATTCCTCAGTTGGATAAATTCTCCGGTATTTTCCTCCCGCCCCGCTTCCTCTGCCAGTTTCATCGTCCGTTCATGACAGGTAAAAAGAAATATCTGTTGTTCTTTTCCCAACTCCATGAGGAAGCGAAGTGTTTCTTTCTGCCGTTCTTCATCAAAACGGACAAAAATATCATCCAGTACGATAGGAAGCGTTTCCATCTGTTCTCCAAAAGAAAGTGCCATCGCCAGACGGATTGCCAAGTATACTTGGTCCCCCGTACCGGAAGACCAGACCTTTGATTCCTTTTTACGGTAGAACTCATCTATAATAC from Dialister invisus DSM 15470 includes:
- the tsf gene encoding translation elongation factor Ts produces the protein MISASMVKELRNSTGAGMMDCKKALVEADGDMAKAIDILREKGLSQAAKKASRIAAEGAVVSYISENGKIGVITEVNCETDFVGHNENFQALAKSIAAQIASVNPADVAVLLDSAMGDKTVKDVVTEAIANIGENISIRRFTRYESTEGQVYSYIHGGGKIGVLVEIKGGDAELGKDIAMQVAAANPSYLERSQVSKEELEHEKEVLREQARNEGKPENVVEKMVTGRVNKYYKEVCLVDQPFIKDGDLSVAKLLQSKSAEVIRFSRFQLGEGIEKKQDNLAEEVAKQINQ
- the rpsB gene encoding 30S ribosomal protein S2 → MSVVSMKQLLEAGVHFGHQTRRWNPKMARYIFTERNGIYIIDLQKTVKKVEEAYAFIREVAATGAPILFVGTKKQAQNSVREEAQRCNMFYVNERWLGGMLTNFRTIQARVARLKELEKMFEDGTTEQYPKKEVILMQRELEKLQKNLGGIKDMKKIPGAIFVIDSKKEEIAVAEAHKLHIPVVATVDTNCDPDVVDFPIPANDDAIRAVRLLASKMADAILEGRQGQQEEVETTAASEEAEEVSEEAAEE
- a CDS encoding acyltransferase; translation: MISSESKKGKKLHIEFLRFFCIWLVMFTHTSTAGFSLYLLRPESFFFPFYIAVPFWVKTAVPIFFMISGALLLKKEEPISVIFKKRIWRFAQIIFLFSLINYLYFYHGLNLSFFGHLSKFFTLMYSSNMATAYYFLYIYIGFLLMLPLWRILVRHMTNQLFLYLIALNLFFVGFIPVFSFLIFKGTAEINWFINPILAVSEPSFYFILGYWIENVLPIHWLTKRNLLYLGMAAIAGTMIASIMTCYHGVVAGGLTEAISERFYDSFLFLNTAFIFCASRLWFITHNISERCQKILLFLGNMSFGVMLFEEITRNITRFFFNRILLTYIPRFPFFDAVIWICSAFILGLLLTYLVKKIPYFTHLI